The following is a genomic window from Saccopteryx bilineata isolate mSacBil1 chromosome 4, mSacBil1_pri_phased_curated, whole genome shotgun sequence.
ccttagagacagaaagggagaacagCCGATCAAACCATCAAAGCGCTCGCTCCTCTCCTGTCCTGGGGCAGAGACGATCTGACACTGCCTCAGGCATTGACTGGAGTCAGGCCAAGTGCCTGAGGTGGGGCATGCCCAGGATATGTGACAGAAGATTGGCTCCTTGAGTCCGGAGGCAGAGCTAGTGACAGTCACAGTTGCACAGCTTAGACACTGGGCCAAGCCAGGAATAGGGGAATGACCTTTTGAACAGCTGGGGTTTCGGGGTGCGGTGTCAGATGACTGATCTGATGAGATCATATATCACTAGGGGCtccagtgaggggaggggacctAGCGTCTCCAGAAAGAGGGGTCTGAACTGGGATGCAGCTACTGCTCATAGATCTGGCTCTCGGGGAGGAGGCCAGAAGTGTCAtggtggaagggagaaagagcaaAGCGGTTTCCTTGTATTTGATGCCAGTGTGATTTGGGGCGACTCTGGGGAGTCCCAGTTGGGGGATGAAGTCAGCTCTGTGGGCTTTTTGGAGGACCACAGTCATTCTGTGCACAAATCTGGTGGCTGAGCGAGGCTCCCCTGCCCTTACCTCAGAGAAAAGGGTTTTAAAAGTACTTCCTGGCTCTGTCTATTGGATCTAGTCGTTAATAACTGGCTAATGGATTTCTCAACTCCTACAGGCAGCTTTTCACTCTGATTTCTTTTGCTTTGATTGTGTGAAGGCTGGCCATCTGTGCTGGTGAGGCTCCGGCCCAGCTCTGCATCTAGGTCAGGCCAAGGCTTGGCTACTTCAtgttttgagcctcagtttcctcatctctgaacccatttcttttcttttcttttctttttaacttttaataaagttattggttttagaaagagaaggagggagagagagacagacatggaCTTTCATTCCACTTAATttttgcattcactggttgatttttgtatgtgccctgaccgggaatcaaacctgcaaccttgaacaatcaggatgatgctctaaccaactaagccacccagccaggactaGCCCACTTCTCCAGGTCATTATCAGGAGTCAGTGGAAAGCCTAGTACATGAAAGCAGAAAACCTAGCCGATCTAATACAATTGACAAATTTGACTCAACAAACAAACCagccatgatgatgatgatgaagatagcTAATAGTTGcaaagcacttactatgtgttacATTGttctacagccctggctggttggcttagtggaagagcgttctgcttctccacccctctccctctcacttttctctctctctctctctctctctctctctctctctctctctctctctctcctcccctcctgcagccgtggctctaTTAGAGAtagttggcctggggtgctgaggatggctccagggcctccgcctcaggctccagctgcaatgaagcaagggcctcaaatgggcagagcatcgccctctagtgggcttgctgggtggatccctgtcccggtacatgcaggaatctatctctgcctcccctcctctcactacaaaaaaaaaacaaaaaaaaaaaccacagctaGTGCCTAGATCAGGGCTCGGGGGGTTAGGGGATAGTGTGGGAACTCACAGCTTCAGTGGGCTGGGGGCAGCAGGCATCCAGGTAGTGGACTGGGCTGGGCACAGGAAAGTCGCAGGCTTCTGCACAGGTCCAGCAATAGTCCTGGGGCCTGGAGGCTCCTTGCTTCCTGCAGGGGGAGCTGCAGTCGGTGCAGCAGCCCTGGGCCTAGGAGACAGCAGCAGGGCTCAGGATCTGGGCCAGGTGGCAAGGAGGGATAGCCAAGACGAGACTtttgggagaggggcaggagaagATTTGGCAGGAGCCAGCAGAGGAGAAACTGTGGTCCCACGGAAGGGACAGAAATGGCAAAGGAGTTCTCGGAGTAAAGGCCTGCAGATGAGGGCAGAGGTTAACCAGGTTCCCTCTTCCCAGAGCCCACCCTTCCGCCCCCATGAGCCCCCTCACCAGCAGGCAGTGCCTCGTCAGCAGCAGGAGGCCTAGCAGCAACAAATAGATGCCCACAGCGATGAAGACGATGGCAGGGGTGGGCAGCAGCAGGGAAGGACTGTTCACAGGAGCCGGGGTGGGGTTCCAAGGGCTAGAGGAGGCCTGAATGAGCACAGGGGGAGGAGTGACAAGGAGGTAGGAGGGGctgcaggaacacagagagacCAGGAGGGACACTGAGGTGGCtgggaaaaggggaggagcagccaCCAGACGGTGGGGAGTCAACAGGACTAGACTCTCTTGTCCCCCACACCTGCCTTTCCCCCGTCATCTCTTTTCCAGCACCATAAAGGGCTTGTTGGGCATTCTGGACTTTACCAAGACTTACTGAAATTCCTTTCAGACTGTCTCTCCAAACAGAACTATTGTCTCTGACTCTTTACCATTCCTCAGCCCACATTACTGCTCCTTAACTGTCTTCCAATCTGCAATTCCGCCCCTTTCCACACCTGTCCTTGTGTATCCCTCACTTCCTGAAACCCATCAATGGCTTTCAGTGACTTAGTCCAAACTTATCTCAGTGACAAAAGCCTGGTCTAGCGCCAcctaccccccaacccccactcaaGCCATACTTAATAGCAGTCCCTCAAatgtcctctctcttcctctctccctctccccccccagcTCTCTacccatgctgttccctctgcctgcagtGCCTTTTCTCCTTGATTGCTTGGCAAACTCTTCATCTTGCCAGGAAGAGCAGGAAAGTGCCCTCCCGTGGGAAGTCCCCATCCCTGGCATTCTCCCTCAAAGCTCTTGCCCTAAGCTGGAAGGGTTCCTGTGGAGTAAAGAGCCCCCTCTCCGGTCTGGCTCGAAGGCAGGCAAAGTCAAGGTGAGGTCAGGGCTCTGAGGGGCCGCTCCAGTGGGGGTGAAGGGGCCTAGGGCTCACGTCCATGAGGCAGGACAGCGCCAGTCAGTCAGCAGCTGCAAAGGAGAGAAAGTCCCGGGCCTCAGAGAGTGAGAGGGGCCGTTGAACTGGGATAcccactcccttcctcccacttcaCGTTTGGGGAAACGAAGGCCCAGCCATGGTTCCTGGACCGGACAATGGGGACGGAGATCCCAGGATCCGGGGATCCGGGGATTGGAAGGCAGCACCTCCCTCGCAGGCCCCAACCCGACCCAGGCCACACCCTCTGTTGTCCCCGAacccctgctccttccttccatccacccaCGCGCATCACCTGCACCCTCTGGGCCGCGGGCCGTCCACGGTTTCCGTGCCACGTTAGATCCAACCCGTTGTCTCGGCTGCACGGTCCGTATACCTCCCGCGGCTTTCTGGCGTTGCCATGGAGACGGAGAGCTGCTCCTACGGCAGCTGCCGAGACCCAAAATTTACTCTCCCCGCCCCGTTTCCACGGTCTATTCTCTGCGGTTACCAGTTCTTTTTACTGTAGTTGGGATCCGTTGGTTTTCCCGCAGTTACTGCACCGAAATGAGGAATACCTGCCGCCGCCCTCCTGGGTCGGGTCCTAATCAGATGCTGGGTTTGAGGCGCTACAGAGGGAAGACTGAACCCCGGGGCTACACCACCAATTTGCTGTGTGACTTGGGCCAAGCTCCTGAGCTTTGCTGAGTCCATTTCCTCCCCTGTAGAAGGGGGAACCACCTGCCTCATAGGGACATTGTAAAAATCAAAGCTACTTGTTAATTGTCTgaaattattttcagtattttttcaaCCTAGACCCCACTAATTTTTATTGACTGTCCCCTAATTTAAGACTTTGTCACCTGATTTCTTCAACCGTCACATCAAAGTGATTTCCCACCACCCACAGCAGATCttgttccttttctatttttaaagctctGGAAGGCTCCTCACTGACTCCAGGATAAAGCCCAAATGCTTTAGCTGACTGTCAACACCTTCCAGGCTGGGTTCTGCCTGTCGCTGGTAGAGTCACTCCCAAATGTACCCCGTTGTGAGCCAAGCAGGGCTCCAGGCTCTGGGTCCCCAGCACGGAATAGGGCAAACAAACGTCCTCCCCTTGTGCTGCTTACGGTACACTGGGGGAGGGGAAATCACACAATATCACAAAACAAAGAGGATTGGGTTTTTTGCCCCATCAGTTTATTGAAGGCTCTACGATAGGATCTGTTCAAGGTTTCGGAACCATTGCCTAGGGTTTCACAGCTCCATACCTTTGCaggtgctgttccctctgcctagaaccaCACCCTTCCCCTGATTCTCTTCTGTGGAACTCCTTCCTCATTCTTCACGCCTCTGCTCAATGTTGCCGCCCAGAGGTCTTCCTGCCAACCTCAGGCAGAGGTGGCCCCTTTGGGCACCATAAACACACTGCTGTTCCATCACTTTACCACAGATATTTGAATTCTTCACTTCCGTGCCTGGCTCCCCAGTTAGACTGTGAAAACCTGGGTCTGATTCTTCTCCATATCCCAAGCCCTAGCACTTGACCTGGCGTTGGGAGCCTCCAGCGAGGAATCAATGATTCTATGAATGAATTGAATACAACTGTATCCACTACTGAAATGTTATTCTCCGATGCACTGTTCCTGCGGCTCTCACCTGGCCCTCCTGCTTTCGTGCCTGGCCTCGTTCGTCCTACACACATGCTTGCCTTTTCCCCTGAAAGCACTGCTGCTATAAACCCACCTGTGCCCACGTTCCCCACCCAGATGTACTCCCCACTGCTGCCCTGGCGATTGCCTACCCCATGAGCAGCCACAGAAATGGCCAGGGTCTGTGTTCCCAGGTCCCAAATCTCTCCTCTCACCTTCAACCACTCTGAGAGGTCCCAGCCGCCTCTGATGTTACCCTCAGGCCCCTTGGAGGGGGCTTCAAGCTCAAAAAGCAGGAGTCTAGCTGTCCCTAGTGTCGCCATCATTGGTTCCAAGGCAGGGTCAGATTGCCTTCTCGAAGCTTTCTTCTCATCTGCCCCCACCTTCTTTGCAGGATCCCAAGGCCCAAGTCAAGGCTAGCCCCAGGAAAAGCCTCAGGTGACAcgtactccctccctctcttcagcTCCTGCCAACACAGAGATGTGAGCCTTGGCAAGGTCTCTGGACACGTCTATGGCCTGCAGTGGTCAGACCCACGGCTGATGGTAATTCTGTTCCTACTGTGGGCTAATCCATTATGCAGGAGGGTGGACAATGCCAAGCCAGTAGGAGGGGTGATGTACGCACCTCACTTTTTCAGGGCTCTGCTTCTCTCCACATCACACCATTTGTTGGAGGCTGGAAGAAACTGACTTCACAATAGCTGGGTGACCATCAGGTCTTCCTCTACCTACAGTTCAGAGCTGGAGATGCCAGGCGTCATCCTACATCGTTTCGCACTGCccttgggaaagagagagagagggtatgTACTCCCAGACCTCACCGGGCGGGCGGGAGACCTGGGACGCAGAGAGAGTCCGGACGGGGAGGAGGCCTCAGCAGGCCTGGCTGGGCTCTGCGAAGGGAGCCGGCAGCTCTGATTTGATCTCATACTTCCAGCCCGTCGGGTGGACACCTGACAAGATTGCCTCCCAGAGTCTGAGAGGAGGTTCAGCAAGCAGCCTGTTATGCAAGTGAAAGTCCTGTGCTTAGGTCATTCCCCCGGGGGAGTAAGAAGCTGAGCTGAGCTGCGCTCCTGCAGCCTCAGGAGAGGCCTCTTCGCAGACGCAATTTTACTTAATCCTAACCGTGGATGTGAGTGGCAGAACCCCCacctttgtttttgcttttcttttttccattttatagatggaaaagAATTATGACCCAGTTGAAAAGGAATTTTAGAACTGGACAAGATCTAGATTGGAATTCTAGTTCTGCCACTGTATCTGTGACCTTGTGCAAGTCAGTCGAGGTCCCTATATCTCAGTCTTCCTCATCTGGAAATCAGGGATTACATGGGAGCCTGTTAGGGCTTATTGTGATGATTAAAGAAAATGTAGGCaaccccggccagttggctcaatggatagtgtcagccctgcgtgtggatgtcccacgctcgatccctgatcagggcacacacgagaagtgaccctctgcttatctttccctccctctaccccccagtggctcgattggtttgagtgctggagacagctcagttggtctgagtgtcggcctcaggcgctgaggctagcttggttgatttgaacattggccccaacGGGCcattgccgggtgggtcccggtctgGGCGCAGgcacatgcgcgagtctgtctttttttctcccctcctctcacttaaaaacaaaacaaaacaagagcaaaacaaaacaaaaaaagacaaaggaaaaaggaaCATGTAGGCAGAGTATCTGGCACAGAACAAGGGCTcgttaaaaaatgtcataggccctggccggctggctcagtggtagatcatcggcctggtgtgcgggggacccgggttcgattcccggccagggcacataggagaagtgcccatttgcttctctacccccccccctccttcctctctgtctctctcttcccctcccacagccaaggctccattggagcaaagatggcccaggcgctggggatggctccttggcctctgccccaggcactagagtggctctggtcgctgcagagcgacgccccggaggggcagagcatcgccccctggtgggcagagtgtcgcccctggtgggcgtgccaggtggatcccggtcgggcgcatccgggagtctgtctgactgtctctccccgtttccagcttcagaaaaatacaaaaaaaaaaaaaaaaagtcacaactcTTAATGAATATTCTAGCGAGTATTTACACATATCTCATTCAACGATCCCAGCAGCTCAATGTGTAGGTACTGCTCTTGTCCCCACTTCGGGCGTAAGAACCCCAAGGCTCAGAGGTGTTCCTCACCTGCACAGGTTCTCCTGGCTAGTGAGTGCCCGAACTAGGATTTGTGCCTAGGCTTCTGTGTGTAtacagctgaggctcagagaggtctgACACTTGACTAAGTCACCTAATCTGTAAGGTTGTGGACCCGGAGTTTTCTGACTGAAGTCCATCTGTTGTGTCCCTCAGCTTTTTCTGTTGTACAGCTAAAGGGTGGGACTGGACTTCTTTGGCACAGCACCTAGCCTAGGACTGGTACCAATAAAGCACTAAATAATAAATGCTCTGAGCGTTGGCCAGGACTGTCCCCAGAACACGGGAGGGGAATTGGACCCTTCCCTGGGTATCATGTGGGAAACAGCCTGGGTATTCTGGCTGCttgttatttacttattcacAGCCTCCGATGCTATCACACCTGCCCACCTCAGGCTGGAGGCCGAGCTGCACCCTGGTACCAATAGGATGAACATGACAGTGTTTGGACAGAGGAGCCTGAAGTAGTAGGAAACGGTGAACCTCAGGCCCAGGGTGAATTGTGTGACAGTCTGTGAGAACAGCGTGGGGGTGAGAGACCCACCCAGAGAGCCAGGCTAAGCGGGAAAGGGGGTCTGACACTTGGCCAATGACTGCCACCCCACACTGCCCTCTGCGGGCACTGCCTTCTGAAGGTGGGGCTTGGGGGGCAGCTGCACCCCTGTGAACTGCCAGTCtcgtctccccccccccaggatgtTTGGACACTCCTAGAATGCCCAGGCAAGGGACAATGTGTGTGGAACGCATACCATCTTGGCTTATTTCAGATGGCACACAAATCTGCAGGAAAGCACGTTTGCACCCCTGAAAGCTGTCCTTTCCaattttctttcagcactccTGATTGCTCCAGGAGAGAGTCTCATTCTGCTGCCAGCAGCCCTTTAACACCTCTCTATCAGTAGTTGC
Proteins encoded in this region:
- the LOC136336604 gene encoding uncharacterized protein; protein product: MDASSSPWNPTPAPVNSPSLLLPTPAIVFIAVGIYLLLLGLLLLTRHCLLAQGCCTDCSSPCRKQGASRPQDYCWTCAEACDFPVPSPVHYLDACCPQPTEAGWDPRCPQCCPLCDCACTCQLPDCQSVNCLCFEIKLR